In Cicer arietinum cultivar CDC Frontier isolate Library 1 chromosome 7, Cicar.CDCFrontier_v2.0, whole genome shotgun sequence, a single window of DNA contains:
- the LOC101507540 gene encoding cyclin-H1-1-like isoform X1: MHCVVFEEVYTDLTFSQLEESTSVCPHLFCGKSTTLGFLIGMADFLTSTHRAKWIFSPQQLVEKYTAANQRAKQILEKGGVTLMEVDVDGSLSYPEPQTTASDNAEKHSQIKPVSIEEEQCIKVFYENKLQEVCNNLHFPHKIQATALIFFKRFYLRWSVMEHQPNNLMLTCIYAACKIEENLVSAEELGKRVSQDHEIVLCNEMIVYQSLEFELIVYTPYRSVEGFNYMEELCNAGEDKRQALQNTARLEVDKMMLTDAPLLFPPGQLALAALRNSNALHQVVDFDSFLSRVFSHQNSTHTMAELLESLDAIDSLVRKYRSPSEKELEHINGKLKSCWGL, from the exons ATGCATTGCGTTGTTTTCGA AGAGGTGTATACTGATCTCACTTTCTCTCAGCTTGAAGAATCAACCAGTGTTTGCCCCCATTTATTTTGTGGTAAAAGCACCACTTTAGGCTTTCTGATTGGCATGGCTGATTTTCTGACCTCTACCCACCGAGCCAAGTGGATCTTCTCTCCTCAACAACTG GTTGAGAAATATACAGCTGCTAATCAGAGAGCCAAACAAATCCTAGAGAAG GGTGGAGTAACTCTAATGGAAGTAGATGTTGACGGGTCTTTGTCATATCCTGAACCCCAGACGACTGCAAGCGATAATG CTGAAAAGCATTCTCAGATAAAACCTGTTAGTATTGAAGAAGAACAATGTATAAAGGTTTTTTATGAAAACAAGCTACAAGAAGTGTGTAACAATTTGCATTTCCCTCATAAGATCCAG GCAACAGCGCTCATCTTTTTTAAAAGGTTCTATCTGCGATGGTCGGTGATGGAACATCAACCAAACAATCTAAT GTTGACCTGCATATATGCTGCTtgtaaaatagaagaaaatctTGTATCGGCTGAGGAGCTCGGTAAGAGGGTTTCCCAGGATCATGAAATAGTTCTCTGTAATGAGATGATAGTTTATCAG AGCCTGGAATTTGAGCTTATTGTTTATACTCCATATCGCTCAGTTGAAGGTTTTAATTATATGGAG GAACTTTGCAATGCTGGTGAGGACAAGCGTCAG GCTTTGCAAAATACAGCAAGACTGGAAGTTGATAAAATGATGCTTACAGATGCACCACTCTTATTTCCTCCTGGACAG TTGGCCTTGGCCGCCCTGCGTAACTCAAATGCACTCCATCAAGTTGTTGACTTCGATAG TTTTCTGAGCAGAGTTTTTTCACATCAGAATTCCACGCATACGATGGCCGAGCTTCTTGAATCATTGGATGCAATTGATTCTTTG GTTAGGAAATACAGAAGTCCTTCAGAGAAGGAATTGGAGCATATCAACGGGAAACTGAAGTCTTGTTGGGGTCTTTAG
- the LOC101507540 gene encoding cyclin-H1-1-like isoform X4: MHCVVFEEVYTDLTFSQLEESTSVCPHLFCGKSTTLGFLIGMADFLTSTHRAKWIFSPQQLGGVTLMEVDVDGSLSYPEPQTTASDNAEKHSQIKPVSIEEEQCIKVFYENKLQEVCNNLHFPHKIQATALIFFKRFYLRWSVMEHQPNNLMLTCIYAACKIEENLVSAEELGKRVSQDHEIVLCNEMIVYQSLEFELIVYTPYRSVEGFNYMEELCNAGEDKRQALQNTARLEVDKMMLTDAPLLFPPGQLALAALRNSNALHQVVDFDSFLSRVFSHQNSTHTMAELLESLDAIDSLVRKYRSPSEKELEHINGKLKSCWGL, translated from the exons ATGCATTGCGTTGTTTTCGA AGAGGTGTATACTGATCTCACTTTCTCTCAGCTTGAAGAATCAACCAGTGTTTGCCCCCATTTATTTTGTGGTAAAAGCACCACTTTAGGCTTTCTGATTGGCATGGCTGATTTTCTGACCTCTACCCACCGAGCCAAGTGGATCTTCTCTCCTCAACAACTG GGTGGAGTAACTCTAATGGAAGTAGATGTTGACGGGTCTTTGTCATATCCTGAACCCCAGACGACTGCAAGCGATAATG CTGAAAAGCATTCTCAGATAAAACCTGTTAGTATTGAAGAAGAACAATGTATAAAGGTTTTTTATGAAAACAAGCTACAAGAAGTGTGTAACAATTTGCATTTCCCTCATAAGATCCAG GCAACAGCGCTCATCTTTTTTAAAAGGTTCTATCTGCGATGGTCGGTGATGGAACATCAACCAAACAATCTAAT GTTGACCTGCATATATGCTGCTtgtaaaatagaagaaaatctTGTATCGGCTGAGGAGCTCGGTAAGAGGGTTTCCCAGGATCATGAAATAGTTCTCTGTAATGAGATGATAGTTTATCAG AGCCTGGAATTTGAGCTTATTGTTTATACTCCATATCGCTCAGTTGAAGGTTTTAATTATATGGAG GAACTTTGCAATGCTGGTGAGGACAAGCGTCAG GCTTTGCAAAATACAGCAAGACTGGAAGTTGATAAAATGATGCTTACAGATGCACCACTCTTATTTCCTCCTGGACAG TTGGCCTTGGCCGCCCTGCGTAACTCAAATGCACTCCATCAAGTTGTTGACTTCGATAG TTTTCTGAGCAGAGTTTTTTCACATCAGAATTCCACGCATACGATGGCCGAGCTTCTTGAATCATTGGATGCAATTGATTCTTTG GTTAGGAAATACAGAAGTCCTTCAGAGAAGGAATTGGAGCATATCAACGGGAAACTGAAGTCTTGTTGGGGTCTTTAG
- the LOC101507540 gene encoding cyclin-H1-1-like isoform X5, whose product MADFLTSTHRAKWIFSPQQLVEKYTAANQRAKQILEKGGVTLMEVDVDGSLSYPEPQTTASDNAEKHSQIKPVSIEEEQCIKVFYENKLQEVCNNLHFPHKIQATALIFFKRFYLRWSVMEHQPNNLMLTCIYAACKIEENLVSAEELGKRVSQDHEIVLCNEMIVYQSLEFELIVYTPYRSVEGFNYMEELCNAGEDKRQALQNTARLEVDKMMLTDAPLLFPPGQLALAALRNSNALHQVVDFDSFLSRVFSHQNSTHTMAELLESLDAIDSLVRKYRSPSEKELEHINGKLKSCWGL is encoded by the exons ATGGCTGATTTTCTGACCTCTACCCACCGAGCCAAGTGGATCTTCTCTCCTCAACAACTG GTTGAGAAATATACAGCTGCTAATCAGAGAGCCAAACAAATCCTAGAGAAG GGTGGAGTAACTCTAATGGAAGTAGATGTTGACGGGTCTTTGTCATATCCTGAACCCCAGACGACTGCAAGCGATAATG CTGAAAAGCATTCTCAGATAAAACCTGTTAGTATTGAAGAAGAACAATGTATAAAGGTTTTTTATGAAAACAAGCTACAAGAAGTGTGTAACAATTTGCATTTCCCTCATAAGATCCAG GCAACAGCGCTCATCTTTTTTAAAAGGTTCTATCTGCGATGGTCGGTGATGGAACATCAACCAAACAATCTAAT GTTGACCTGCATATATGCTGCTtgtaaaatagaagaaaatctTGTATCGGCTGAGGAGCTCGGTAAGAGGGTTTCCCAGGATCATGAAATAGTTCTCTGTAATGAGATGATAGTTTATCAG AGCCTGGAATTTGAGCTTATTGTTTATACTCCATATCGCTCAGTTGAAGGTTTTAATTATATGGAG GAACTTTGCAATGCTGGTGAGGACAAGCGTCAG GCTTTGCAAAATACAGCAAGACTGGAAGTTGATAAAATGATGCTTACAGATGCACCACTCTTATTTCCTCCTGGACAG TTGGCCTTGGCCGCCCTGCGTAACTCAAATGCACTCCATCAAGTTGTTGACTTCGATAG TTTTCTGAGCAGAGTTTTTTCACATCAGAATTCCACGCATACGATGGCCGAGCTTCTTGAATCATTGGATGCAATTGATTCTTTG GTTAGGAAATACAGAAGTCCTTCAGAGAAGGAATTGGAGCATATCAACGGGAAACTGAAGTCTTGTTGGGGTCTTTAG
- the LOC101507540 gene encoding cyclin-H1-1-like isoform X2: MHCVVFEEVYTDLTFSQLEESTSVCPHLFCGKSTTLGFLIGMADFLTSTHRAKWIFSPQQLVEKYTAANQRAKQILEKGGVTLMEVDVDGSLSYPEPQTTASDNAEKHSQIKPVSIEEEQCIKVFYENKLQEVCNNLHFPHKIQATALIFFKRFYLRWSVMEHQPNNLMLTCIYAACKIEENLVSAEELGKRVSQDHEIVLCNEMIVYQSLEFELIVYTPYRSVEGFNYMEELCNAGEDKRQALQNTARLEVDKMMLTDAPLLFPPGQLALAALRNSNALHQVVDFDRVFSHQNSTHTMAELLESLDAIDSLVRKYRSPSEKELEHINGKLKSCWGL; the protein is encoded by the exons ATGCATTGCGTTGTTTTCGA AGAGGTGTATACTGATCTCACTTTCTCTCAGCTTGAAGAATCAACCAGTGTTTGCCCCCATTTATTTTGTGGTAAAAGCACCACTTTAGGCTTTCTGATTGGCATGGCTGATTTTCTGACCTCTACCCACCGAGCCAAGTGGATCTTCTCTCCTCAACAACTG GTTGAGAAATATACAGCTGCTAATCAGAGAGCCAAACAAATCCTAGAGAAG GGTGGAGTAACTCTAATGGAAGTAGATGTTGACGGGTCTTTGTCATATCCTGAACCCCAGACGACTGCAAGCGATAATG CTGAAAAGCATTCTCAGATAAAACCTGTTAGTATTGAAGAAGAACAATGTATAAAGGTTTTTTATGAAAACAAGCTACAAGAAGTGTGTAACAATTTGCATTTCCCTCATAAGATCCAG GCAACAGCGCTCATCTTTTTTAAAAGGTTCTATCTGCGATGGTCGGTGATGGAACATCAACCAAACAATCTAAT GTTGACCTGCATATATGCTGCTtgtaaaatagaagaaaatctTGTATCGGCTGAGGAGCTCGGTAAGAGGGTTTCCCAGGATCATGAAATAGTTCTCTGTAATGAGATGATAGTTTATCAG AGCCTGGAATTTGAGCTTATTGTTTATACTCCATATCGCTCAGTTGAAGGTTTTAATTATATGGAG GAACTTTGCAATGCTGGTGAGGACAAGCGTCAG GCTTTGCAAAATACAGCAAGACTGGAAGTTGATAAAATGATGCTTACAGATGCACCACTCTTATTTCCTCCTGGACAG TTGGCCTTGGCCGCCCTGCGTAACTCAAATGCACTCCATCAAGTTGTTGACTTCGATAG AGTTTTTTCACATCAGAATTCCACGCATACGATGGCCGAGCTTCTTGAATCATTGGATGCAATTGATTCTTTG GTTAGGAAATACAGAAGTCCTTCAGAGAAGGAATTGGAGCATATCAACGGGAAACTGAAGTCTTGTTGGGGTCTTTAG
- the LOC101507540 gene encoding cyclin-H1-1-like isoform X3 yields the protein MHCVVFEEVYTDLTFSQLEESTSVCPHLFCGKSTTLGFLIGMADFLTSTHRAKWIFSPQQLVEKYTAANQRAKQILEKGGVTLMEVDVDGSLSYPEPQTTASDNAEKHSQIKPVSIEEEQCIKVFYENKLQEVCNNLHFPHKIQATALIFFKRFYLRWSVMEHQPNNLMLTCIYAACKIEENLVSAEELGKRVSQDHEIVLCNEMIVYQSLEFELIVYTPYRSVEGFNYMEELCNAGEDKRQALQNTARLEVDKMMLTDAPLLFPPGQLALAALRNSNALHQVVDFDRIPRIRWPSFLNHWMQLILWLGNTEVLQRRNWSISTGN from the exons ATGCATTGCGTTGTTTTCGA AGAGGTGTATACTGATCTCACTTTCTCTCAGCTTGAAGAATCAACCAGTGTTTGCCCCCATTTATTTTGTGGTAAAAGCACCACTTTAGGCTTTCTGATTGGCATGGCTGATTTTCTGACCTCTACCCACCGAGCCAAGTGGATCTTCTCTCCTCAACAACTG GTTGAGAAATATACAGCTGCTAATCAGAGAGCCAAACAAATCCTAGAGAAG GGTGGAGTAACTCTAATGGAAGTAGATGTTGACGGGTCTTTGTCATATCCTGAACCCCAGACGACTGCAAGCGATAATG CTGAAAAGCATTCTCAGATAAAACCTGTTAGTATTGAAGAAGAACAATGTATAAAGGTTTTTTATGAAAACAAGCTACAAGAAGTGTGTAACAATTTGCATTTCCCTCATAAGATCCAG GCAACAGCGCTCATCTTTTTTAAAAGGTTCTATCTGCGATGGTCGGTGATGGAACATCAACCAAACAATCTAAT GTTGACCTGCATATATGCTGCTtgtaaaatagaagaaaatctTGTATCGGCTGAGGAGCTCGGTAAGAGGGTTTCCCAGGATCATGAAATAGTTCTCTGTAATGAGATGATAGTTTATCAG AGCCTGGAATTTGAGCTTATTGTTTATACTCCATATCGCTCAGTTGAAGGTTTTAATTATATGGAG GAACTTTGCAATGCTGGTGAGGACAAGCGTCAG GCTTTGCAAAATACAGCAAGACTGGAAGTTGATAAAATGATGCTTACAGATGCACCACTCTTATTTCCTCCTGGACAG TTGGCCTTGGCCGCCCTGCGTAACTCAAATGCACTCCATCAAGTTGTTGACTTCGATAG AATTCCACGCATACGATGGCCGAGCTTCTTGAATCATTGGATGCAATTGATTCTTTG GTTAGGAAATACAGAAGTCCTTCAGAGAAGGAATTGGAGCATATCAACGGGAAACTGA